In Cervus elaphus chromosome 27, mCerEla1.1, whole genome shotgun sequence, the genomic stretch TTGTAATGTGGTTGACAAATTACGAGTAGTAGatcctgaccagcatttgtgacaTCACTCTGCACTAAGGAAGTGGTGTGAAGCAGCGTTACACACTGGGGTGTCTCTCTGTCTTGTGTACCTCTGTCCCTAGCTGTAGGATATGTAAGAAAAAGATTCAGCGTGGGGTGGAGGGTGTGACAAATTCACGATTATTAAAACCTGGTTATACCTGTTACAAAAGTATGCCACTTTGTTAAAGTGAAAGCAAAAACTTgtatattaacttattttttagcATCTTGACCTTATTTATGATCTACTAAAGTGGTGACttattcaaaatacatttttttccatttaatactAATTTATAAACTGTGTACTCCTGGGAAGATTTGAAACCTACTAGAAGTTtgttgaaatatttaagaaagactTCTGACTTAGATACTGATTTTAATGCCAGTATCTGCTCtaaatatttatgataaaaatgcattatttttttaaagagcttgaTGCAATTTGTGGTAAGTGATAGTACTCAACCTGAATCCTACCCCCAGTTTCACCCTTTGACCAAGTCTTCACAAGCCTTCAGTTGTTGGTTAATCCACTGACCATAAACACAAATGATATGGTCTGGTTTAGAAGTCTTGATAGTTAATGTGGTAAGCCTTAGCAGTAAATAGCCTTCCTTTCTAAAAGGCGGATGAAAGTTTCTCAAGAAACTTAGCTGGGTTAGCTGGGGGTTCTCTAATACCAAATTCTAAATCATGAACATTTTCTTCACTGTGTACCTGAGGCAAATCATGCATTTTGAGTGCAACTTGGCCTGGCCCCTCAAGAGAAAAGCATGTCACCATATTTGCAGTAGGCATATTTGGTTTGAATGGATACCATCACTCTTTTCTCCACAAACAGTGCAGAGAGCTGTCTGGAGTGGCAATTTGAACAGATTCCCTGGTGTTCCCTCTGCTCCTTCTGTCAATACAGTAAGTAAAAGAACCACATGGGGGAGCCTGGGAGTCTGGGAAAATCAGCTGTGCTCAATAGCCAACCTCCCCTTCTAGGAAAACCAGTCCAGGTGCAGCTATTTTGGTACCTCATCTCACATGCACTCTGAATCAGGGTTTTTCTATAAGAACTCTTTCAGGATCAGCAAAAGCTGAGATGACCTGGTCATCTTGAtttgcaaaattaaaataaaaccaggTTGTCAGTTGTCATTGTAGATGAGCAACTCATCTATTATTATTGAACTGGTTCTGAGAAATCTTCAGAAAGCTCAAAACTACAAATTAATTAGGAAAGTTAGAATgtcttttctgaattttccattcaaaaaatttatatgaaataacaTAAAGCTACATAACCACTATGTATTCTATTAAGAAGAAGTTTCTAAGTGGCAGTCTTAGTTGTTGCACTATATCACAGCTTTTTAAAGTGTAAactcagttcttctctgtataGGAAGGGAGCATTGTGTTacttactgaatttatttatgcAGAGCATTTGTTGCCATCTGTAATTCCAGCCATCCACACATGAGTCTGTTCTGAGGTGGCAATAGCACATGGGAAGATGAAGTCTCCCTATTTCTTTACCCCCTTTTCTTTGGTTGTATCTGATGACAATATAAGATGTTCTTAATAAAGTTTTACGTTCTTTTTGAGATGTGCAGATCATTTTTGTGTATTTGCTCAGGTGGatatggggtgaggaggggagatgaggatgggctgggagggagggaaagtgCTGGAAGTATTCCACAGTGCAATGGTGGAGAAACTGCCAAAGAAAATGCTAGTTGCTTGGTCAGTGGGAACCAAACTTGAGCAAACATCAGTAGCACCTGGAGGACTTATTAAACTATAGATTGTGGGGCTCCACCCCCAGAGGTTCTGGGGTAAGGCCTGATTACATTCCTAACAATTTGATGCTGATGCCACTGAGTTTGACAACCACTGCTCTAGACCAGCTTTAAAGTCTGTGACTTGCTTGACGACTTAAAATTCCAGGTAATCCCAGACAATTCCAAGTAATAATAAGAGTATGGGTTTTACAGTTCATTATGTAGCAAGTTCTTGGGGCAGAGAATGAAACTGCATCTGCTTTTATGACCTGCTGCACAGTCTAAGTGCCTTTGAATCAACAGATTCACTTATAGTACCTTGAACTCCCTGGAGTACAGGTCCTCTCGCGACATTTAAAGCAGAACTGGAAAATACTAGAAATCTAACGAATCTCTAGGGCACTGTTTGCTAAACTCCTTTCATAAGTCTCTTTTGGGACATTTGCAGGAAGGGCACATACCTCCTGGATCAGAATTCTCTGTGATTTTACCATCTAGAAAGTTTGGGAGGGCTAGTCCTTAGGCCAGTGCCCCTGGCTCCCACCCCTGGATGGCCTCTGGTCACTTTATCTGAATTCGGGGGCTTCCCATTGCCATTCAACTATTTCTGCCTCACGGCAGTAGGTTTTACACAGGGCAACCTCTATCCAGAGATTCTGTTTTGGAAGATTTGGGATAGACCTGGAAATCAGCATTTTAAATGAGCTACCTGATGATTCTGATGCAGGTAATTCTTGACTGCACTTTGAGAAACAGTGCCCTACTGAGAAAATTATGGTCTATAACATACTGATGGTAGGTCTCACGTATATGTTACTTACTGTGCCCCAGGGCTGCTGTAAGCAGGTCACATAACTTTGTGATAGATGGCTCTGATTACTCCAGTTTTACCTATGGAGAGGCTAAACTGAgtccaagttgctcagtcgtgtctgactctttacaaccccatggactatacaggccatggaatttctctccaggccagaatactggagtgggtagctgttcccttctccaggagatcttcccaacccagggatcgcacccaggtctcctgcattgcaggcgtctttaccagttgagtcacaagggaagcccaagaatactggagtgcgtagcctatcccttctctagtggatcttcctgactcaggaatcgaatcagggtctcctgcattgcaggcggattctttaccagctgagctaccagggaagcccatggagaagCTAAGATACAGACCCTGAACAAGTCAAGTGGTGAAGCTGGGATTCAGACCCAGCTCCAAGTTTTGACTATGAGCCTATGCTTCTGAACCACCACACAATGCTGCCTGTTACGTTGATACGTTTGTGTAGCAGCTTCACCATCACCATATCATATTTTGCATAATGTGAAGTTATAACATGATGTGAACATTCAAATTAAAAAGTAACAACTGGAAGCATTGGGAAGAATGGAGGCttatgaaaagctatgacacccagtttattttgtgttgttttcattGAGGtccaatataacataaaattcaccattttaaagtgtactcTGGCCGTAATTACATTGATGAGTAACAttattgtgcagccatcaccaccacccactttattatttttttttctttttttttttaaattttttattttattttttttaattagttggaggctaattgcttcacaacatttcagtgggttttgtcatacattgatatgaatcagccatagatttacacgtattccccatcccgatcccccctcccacctccctctccacccgattcctctgggtcttcccagtgcaccaggcccaagcacttgtctcgtgcatcccacctgggctggtgatctgtttcaccgtagatagtatacatacatgcagcactgtttataatagccaggacatggaagcaacctagatgcccatcagcagatgaatggataaggaagctgtggtacatatacaccatggaatattactcagccgttaaaaagaattcatttgaatcagtcctaatgagatggatgaaactggagcccattatacagagtgaagtaagccagaaagataaagaacattacagcatactaacacatatatatggaatttagaaagatggtaacgataagcctatatgcaaaacagaaaaagagacacagaagtacagaacagacttttgaactctgtgggagaaggtgagggtgggatgtttcaaaagaacacccactttaaaatatcttcagaAAGGTCAAGGCGCGGCGGCGGGTCTGGCTGGTGGCGGCGGGCGGGAGGCTAGTTCCCCGTGTGGAGAAGCTGCTGCACTAGCGCGGCGGCTGGAGGCACCTCCGCCCCCTCCGAAGACGCAGGGCCGCGCTAAACTCTCGCGGCCTCTGTCACCGCTCAGCTCCTGGCCTTAGGCGAGGAGGCCGGCTTGTGGGCTTGAGTGGCCCGAGCTGAGGGCGCGGAGAGCTCAGGGCGGCGAGGACAATGGCGTTGATATAGGCGGTCACAACGGCCTCAGCAGGCGGGGAAGATGAAAGGTAGCTGGATCGAGCTGGGAGATGTGACACCACACAATATAAAACAGCTGAAGAGATTAAACCAGGTCGTCTTTCCAGTCAGCTACAATGACAAGTTCTACAAGGATGTGCTGGAGGTTGGCCAACTAGCAAAACTTGCCTATTTCAATGATATCGCAGTGGGTGCCGTGTGCTGTAGGGTGGATCATTCACAGAATCAGAAGAGACTTTACATCATGACACTAGGATGTGTGGCACCATACCGAAGGCTAGGAATTGGAACTAAAATGTTAAATCATGTCTTAAACATCTGTGAAAAAGATGGCACTTTTGACAACTTCTATCTGCATGTCCAGATCAGCAATGAGTCTGCAGTTGACTTCTACAGAAAGTTTGGCTTTGAGATTATTGAGACAAAGAAGAGCTGCTATAAGAGGATAGAGCCCGCCGATGCTCATGTGCTGCAGAAAAGCCTCAAAGTCCCTTCTGGCCAGAACGCAGGTGTGCAAAAGACAGACAACTGAACAAACTACAGATGAACTTTCTTGCACTTGCTTGTTGCCAAATAAAAGAGAGGCCCATTgattcccctcccccctttcttCTAAAACTTTCCCCCTTCCTTGTTCTTACTTTTCCTCCTTTCAAAACTTGCTTCCCTTTCCTCTAAAAGTGTTAAACTTTTAAGGACTTATTAATCATGTTTGGattgttttagttttcttatttttgtgagGTGGTTTGATTGTAGGAAGGAGAAGGTATAGATCGGTTTAGTTTCACAGTTAAGGTATATATGGTCCCAAAAATCTGAGTGTCAatttccgttttttttttttttaatgtcctgcTTTCACATTGAAAGGCAGAGCCtacaaaatattgtatatttcaaaggacaaaaagaagcagcagcaatgTCTTGTTCTCTCTCTTAGACAAGTTTAGTGTGTTTGTGGTACTTTgggtttttaaaagattttgtggGATACTAATCCCTATACATTGCCTTCAATCCACCTTTTGTCCTTCTGAGTATTATCTCAGGAGTTGGGCCATTGTTATCCTTGTAAGAAATACTAAGCTTATTTTGTTCTGTTAAGCaatattccttccttccttgctggTGGCTGAAGGTGGGTGGGACAGTTTGAATTGGTAGTATTAGACTTTGGTCTCAGTATGTGAGTTAAACTGCTTTTTGCTAATGAGTAGGCTGTTGGTTAGCAGGTTTGTTTTTCCTGCTGTTGATTGTTACTAGTGGCATTATCTTTTAGCATATGGGCTggtgagattaattttttttttaatatcccagCTAGAGATACAGCCTTTAACTGACCTAAAGAGGTTTCTTGTGATctgctttttttctcctgttgttTTTCTTCAGTAAACCCACAGTAGTTGGTCAGACCTTAAATATGGAGTTGATGTCCTTTATAGGTCAGTGCCCTTAAATAAACCTGAAGTAGGTATTGTCTCCTGGACATACAAAAAAATACCTAAACAGAAGCTTAGATGGATTTGTGGCACAATAAATGCATTTAATGTCAGCTAACGCAGACTGTTAGAAGTGTGGCCACTGAGCATttgattttagaggaaagaaTATCTAGACAGTATTTTTGAGAATAACATAGCTGTGCTATTGCTTATCTGTTGGAGAACATCCCAGATTTGCTTACATTCTGTGCCTGTGATACTGAGTTTAAGGATTTCGGGGAGGGGGAATTATTAAACACATTGCTTATGTTCTTGGGAAAAGTAGAAGTCTACAAGTGTTAATAACGCGAATGTCACTGTGACCTCCTGTACTGACAGGACTGGTTTATGCCAGATCATTTTCTGGCACTTAGGGAGTGGCTTTGACAGGTCAGTAACTTTCTGTAAGATAGATGACCTCTAAAATTTTCAGGTTTTCCTTCATAATCCCATCTCCAATATTCAAAATTTTC encodes the following:
- the LOC122685059 gene encoding N-alpha-acetyltransferase 50-like, producing the protein MKGSWIELGDVTPHNIKQLKRLNQVVFPVSYNDKFYKDVLEVGQLAKLAYFNDIAVGAVCCRVDHSQNQKRLYIMTLGCVAPYRRLGIGTKMLNHVLNICEKDGTFDNFYLHVQISNESAVDFYRKFGFEIIETKKSCYKRIEPADAHVLQKSLKVPSGQNAGVQKTDN